The window ACGTCCAGAGGTCAAAAGTTTATTGTTATGTTCGTTTTGCACGTTAAAAAGGAGATCGATGACGCGCATCGAATTTCTTCCATATAACGATTGTCGATATTTgtcgaattaaaaatcaaacgtGAACGGAAAAATACGGTCTAAACGAGGAAATAACGATTACGCTCtacgttaatttatttcttcttgaatCTTGCTTTCTTCGATATCACCGCGGCGTTCAATGGCGATTTAGgattcgattgatttttgTGCTTTTTGCTCTCGACGTGCTGAGCGAACGTGCTCTCCGAGTTCAGCGACAGATTACACGGTGCGCAATAATATTGACCTGCAAGAAGCAAGAgcattaatttttcaagacTTCCTTGGGATAACTTAACAGAATAATTATACTTACCCGAGGGTGTTCTGTAAATGGAATAATCTATGGGACCTGACGAACTCGAAGCGTTTTCATTTTCAGAAActaaaaaggaacaagaacaaaggaaataaatgtacgtgctttctttcgatattacgaacgaaaggaaaaaatgctAAATGAGAGAAATGCCTCGTACGTAGTTCAGGAATGGGTAATCCGTTGAGTCTGAGCATTCTCATGTGCCTGGCACCACGCTTGTGTGTTTCTAGTTGATCCTGGCGATTCGCGGAGACACCACAGAGATCGCAACGAAGCGGAGTGGGATATGCCGGGGGTGTGTAAATGGGAGTCGTGGTTCCTTGCGGTGACACCATGATGTTACCGTCAGATACCACGGCTGATGTTCCTGGCACTTGCACGTCCTGTTGAAAAGCCATGCCTATTCCGTATCGACCGGTCGAGTCTACGTGGTTGTACTGATTTTGATTCTGCGACTTTTTCGGCCTGTAACGTTCAATATCGTAATGATCGAGCTCGGCCGAACGTTCTGTATGAtaaggatcgatcgaaacgagtCAGGACATTTCGATACCTCGAACGAGGACCCCCATGGGCTGCTCTTATATGTTTCTTCCCTGCGTAATGTTGTGACGCTTCGATTTGCGACGAGAACCAGGTTTTACAGatctgaaatgaaaattatttcaaattttgttATGACGATCGGGTTATTATTCCCAAAATTCTTgctaaagaaatgaaaaaaaaaaaagaaaaagcttacGTCGCACCGATTTTGCCAATCGGTCGTACTACTGACTTGACCGTCTTCCGACTTCTGTTTTTTCACGCTTTGATTCAAAAACATGGAAACCTTCTTCTGATGAGGCTTACCGTCGTAATGCAATTTCGCTTGAAGGGTGGAGTTCATCTGAAAACGTCctatcgtttttattcgtCCGACTGCCCTCGTTGAGCCGCGGATCAAATTTCACGGAAGTTAACAGATAAAGAAATCTTACCACCGCGTTGCAAAGATCGCACTTGAGCGGCTTCATTAGCGCCGACAACTCCCTCTGGGCACTGGCAACTTTTTCTGAGAGAGCGAGAagcaaataaacaaatataaagtaaacATTTGTTTCTCGGTGGAACGATTCGTgcagtaaaaaagaaaagtttgtaaaaaagggaaggaaaaaaaaataggagaataaaagaaagaaaaagaaaaaaagaaacaagcgTAAGGCCGTTTTCACGCGAACGTTTTTACGATAATACGGAATATACTATCGTTTTCATcggatggaaaaaaaaaaatatatatatatatatatatatatatatatcgattgcaatgtttctattcgaaaatatatccGCGATTTATTCAaccagaaaaatataatatcaaaaaatctactccaatttttttctctaagcAAAGGATCGGTTGATGATAACGTGCGACATATACGATACGTATTCGTCATGGATCAAACTACAATCTGATagattcgaaagaattttcacAAATTCGACGAGTGATAATCCTCCTGCGATAATCAGACGttgttattatattcgtacggcatatatatttattttatatataacgtcCGATAGATATAAATGCAACGAATGTACCTATGAATTCGTTTAATTCGTTCAATCAAACCTTTGTTAAAAAcgatctattaataataatggagaaaataaatcaatcaccTGCATCTTGAGCAGGATCGATGAACTCGTTCTTACGCTTATAATACTTATTCTTCGGTTTTGATGATGGCTGGACCGCCGATACTTGAACGACCGTATTAACAGCTGGTCCAGCTTTGTACGACGTATCGTACCATTGCGCATACATGTCTGCCGAGGTATCCGCCTCCGTAGAAATCCACCATGGTATAGGTTGTTGTGTCGGTGTTTGCGGTTGCATCGTAGGGTGCAGAATATACGGAGTTGGCACCGCTAAATTTGGAAGAGCCGTTTGTATCGTATTCGGATTTGCCGCTGTCGAGCTCGTTATCGTTTCCGTTGTAACCGTTGTTaacgtcgttgtcgttatcgTTGTTTCTACTGTCGGTTTTTGTTGTTCCCGTTGTTGTTGATTTTGTATACCACTAGTCGTCGACACGGCGTTCGTCGATGAAATTATGGGAGGTGGGGGTGGTGGGGGCGGAGGTAAGAAGCATTCTAATCCTAATTGTaacaaaacaattatatatattggttACTATTTTCAATTGCATTCTTGATCTTTTCTATTGTTCGTACGATATTATATCGTGATCTTAATTACACTGTtgctttttcattcgatacgTCTATGacgtttgtatgtgtatatatatatatatatataaataaataaattccattTAGGTATTATGTTTACGAATGATATTCATTTCGCTTTGTGACTTTAAAACATTTCGCATTGATTTAACTGTCGAATCCGTCGAACGAAAAATcattttgcaataatattgaaattctaaataaatgttcttttttttcttttgttctttttctatttgccAGCGACTAATTGTAAGTTTAAATACTCGAACAATTCGGTTAACAcgataaatttcgataatCCGAGCAGCAAATCGAAGGGATTCGAAATGTTGCAAATATACTTAGATTAAATACGATGCGACGCAATAGGAGGATGCACGTAGAGGTATTTACCGTACGTAAATTGCAAAGTGAAAGGTTAATATTATTCTCCGTTTCGAAAATGTTTCATCGATTCGATCATATGCGATACTTGCACGATGAGAACAAcgtgtgtataaaaataaacgtatgttatattcaaaaattcattttattttttcatttactatactaagatcttttatttcattctataaCGTTACTGACGAATTTGCACCGTTCTAACTTGATTTTATCGatgttaacaataataataataataataataataacaatattaataataataatatttcgaacgacTTCCTTTCAAATCTTACtctgattttaataaaagtaatcatTGATGGCAACAGTATCGATGGCGTCGATACTATCGTATAGATTTCCTTTCAAAAGGAAAATCATGGGATAGGGGAAaccatgtatttttttttttttttttttgttttgtttcaaatatgtatctcgtttccttttaacacgataaaatcaatgaaatatacacATTCAAAATAGATACAACGGAACGCTCGAAATATTGCGAAAATATATCCAATTATAATTTGTGACATTGCAAAGATACAtcgtgtataaaaattatttacgttATTAAACGACCTGCTATAATCAACCTTGCAATGTGCATGTTTCGATGACGTAAagttttctgtttctttttttttttctcctttttattttttattctcgttcaAAATAGAACGACCGATAAGGAAAATATccttgaaaaatatcttttcgtgAAACAAATTACCACGATACGCTCGATTCAATGTGATAAATGATATTCGTGTTTCG is drawn from Vespula pensylvanica isolate Volc-1 chromosome 10, ASM1446617v1, whole genome shotgun sequence and contains these coding sequences:
- the LOC122632479 gene encoding zinc finger protein 346-like isoform X1, whose product is MSSAKIIKNPEVPGLECFLPPPPPPPPPIISSTNAVSTTSGIQNQQQREQQKPTVETTITTTTLTTVTTETITSSTAANPNTIQTALPNLAVPTPYILHPTMQPQTPTQQPIPWWISTEADTSADMYAQWYDTSYKAGPAVNTVVQVSAVQPSSKPKNKYYKRKNEFIDPAQDAEKVASAQRELSALMKPLKCDLCNAVMNSTLQAKLHYDGKPHQKKVSMFLNQSVKKQKSEDGQVSSTTDWQNRCDICKTWFSSQIEASQHYAGKKHIRAAHGGPRSRPKKSQNQNQYNHVDSTGRYGIGMAFQQDVQVPGTSAVVSDGNIMVSPQGTTTPIYTPPAYPTPLRCDLCGVSANRQDQLETHKRGARHMRMLRLNGLPIPELLSENENASSSSGPIDYSIYRTPSGQYYCAPCNLSLNSESTFAQHVESKKHKNQSNPKSPLNAAVISKKARFKKK
- the LOC122632479 gene encoding zinc finger protein 346-like isoform X2 translates to MRLECFLPPPPPPPPPIISSTNAVSTTSGIQNQQQREQQKPTVETTITTTTLTTVTTETITSSTAANPNTIQTALPNLAVPTPYILHPTMQPQTPTQQPIPWWISTEADTSADMYAQWYDTSYKAGPAVNTVVQVSAVQPSSKPKNKYYKRKNEFIDPAQDAEKVASAQRELSALMKPLKCDLCNAVMNSTLQAKLHYDGKPHQKKVSMFLNQSVKKQKSEDGQVSSTTDWQNRCDICKTWFSSQIEASQHYAGKKHIRAAHGGPRSRPKKSQNQNQYNHVDSTGRYGIGMAFQQDVQVPGTSAVVSDGNIMVSPQGTTTPIYTPPAYPTPLRCDLCGVSANRQDQLETHKRGARHMRMLRLNGLPIPELLSENENASSSSGPIDYSIYRTPSGQYYCAPCNLSLNSESTFAQHVESKKHKNQSNPKSPLNAAVISKKARFKKK